The nucleotide window GAGGATCGCCCCCATCTCCTTCAGCAGGGCCTTGGCCATCTGGTCGGGAGACTCGAAGGTCGGGTCCACCAGGATGTCGACGACCGCCTGGTACTCGTGCTTCCGAGGGGTGATCCTCATGCAGTGCACTCGGGGCAGGAGTGGCGCGGCTTGTTCGGGTGGCTCGGGCAGATCACCGTCACCTCGTAGGTGTGGCCCTCACCTTCGGGGTCCTCGCGCATCTCCTGCGCGATCCCCTCCCCGATCCGCCGGCCGGCCTCGCCGTGCAGCCGGTCATAGAAGCACTCGCCATCCTCGAAGACGCCATACTCGACGCTCACTTGCCGTTCCCCTCTCAGTAAGTACGTCTATCACACTCAGGCCGGCAGGAGCGCGGTCAGCTTGCCGAGCAGCTCCACCAGGTCTTCGCGGCCGGCGTGCCCGTAGTCGTCCACCGTCTCGTCGTACGCGGGGAGGTCCGAGTCAAGGACGTCGCCCTCCTCGTCCTGGAAGGTAGCGATCACGCGCTCACGCTCAGCCTCACGGGCCTGGTAGGTGTCGACGAGGGCCTTGATCTGCTCGGCCAGCCCGTGCTCGTTGTGGCTGATCTGCTGGCGGATGGCCTGGTACAGGTTCTCGATGGCGCTCACTTCAGGGGTTCCTCTCGATGACGCGCGCTCCGTAGCGGCGCGTGTTGACGTAGGTCCAGGTGTTCCAGGTGGTACCGGCCGGCTTGGCGGCGTCGGTCCAGTTGCCTGCCGCATCCTTGCGGCGGACGCTCCCCCGCTTGTCGAGGATCTCGATGGCCGATCCGGCGGGGAGAGCGTCGAGGTCAGCGATCCGCTCGACGTGAGTCACTCTATCACACTCAGGCCGCAGCGTTGTAGCGATCTGCCAGCGTGGTGACGCCCAGCAGCCGGTCACGCAGGTCTTCCAGCGTGCCGTCGTTCATCAGGGTGGCGTCGAACTTCCAGTTCCGGAGACCGATCTCCGAGACGTACGGAAGGCCGTGCTGATCCTTCGCGGGCCCGACTCCGGGGCGGTCGATCCAGATGACCACGCCACCGCGGCTTTGGATGGCTCGCGCCTCGTTGGGGAAGCGGACGTCACTCACGACCAGGGCCTCACGCTCGGGCTCGTGGTCGTTGAAGAGGGCGTTCACCCAGACATCTTCGCCCAGCGTCACGCGGCCGGCGTCGGACCCGGTGGTGTGCAGCAGGCGCCGCACCTCGGGGAACTTCTCCTTCGCTCCCTCCCACCCGTACGCGGCGATCAGGTTCACGAGGCGGTAGGGCGGGGTGTCGGGGTGGGCCGGGACGAGGGGGTTCTGGCGGATCAGGAAGTCCTTCAGCCGGTCGGCGAAGGCGTCCCGCCTCCAGCCTCCCTCGACGAGGGCCTGGGCCGCCGAGTCCTTGCCGGACCGGGCGAAGCCCGCGAGTCCTACCAGTAGCGCGTCAGTCATCGGTCACACACCTGCCAGTTCTTCAAGCTCGATCGGGGACAGGTCCACGTACGGCTCACCGCCGAGCGTCACCTGAAGGTGGGAGATCCGGACGCAGAGCTTCTCTCCACAGGTTGGGGAAACTCGCGTGCCCTTCGGCAGCTCGCCGAACGCTATGAGCCAGGCGACCCGGCCGGCGGTCTGGTTGTAGCCGTCGTAGCTGAGCTGGCCCAGGCCACTGCTCTTGCAGATGCCGCCGGTCCAGAGCCAGTGATCGTTGGTCCGGCTGACCCCGGACCAGAACTTCTCTTCGTCGGTCGAGCCCTCCAGGAACCTCGGGGCCGCGACCTCGGCCACCCGGATGTACTCCCGGATCGGGATGTCCTTACCGACGTGGCCCCATCGGGCGATGCGGGTCTTGTGCGCCATGCACAGCCCGACCTTGGTCCGGGCCTCGTTCTTGCACTGCACGCCCTGGCTGCTGGTCACGTAGCACTTCACTGTTGCGGTCCTCTCACGTGGGGCGGAGCTGAGCGGGTGCCAGGGACTCGAACGCCTGGTGTCTGCCGGTAACCCTTGTCGCACTATCACACCGAGATCAGGAAGTCTCGCGGAATCCGTCGAAGCACTGGATGTACGAGGTGTCGCCGACCTTGGCCCAGCACAGCCGGTGCCCGAAGACCTCGCCCCAGTTCTCCCAGCCGGCCGCCTTCTTGGCGCGGGCGAACTTCGTACGGGCGGCCTCGTTGTTCAGCTTCGGGTTGAGGTAGACCACCTGACCCTTGGCGGTCACGTAGTACGAGTAGCCCTTGCCGTTGCCGCGCTTCGCCGCGTCCCAGTAGCAGTTGACCGAGCTGCTGTCGTCGTCCTTGCAA belongs to Streptomyces finlayi and includes:
- a CDS encoding deoxynucleotide monophosphate kinase family protein, which translates into the protein MTDALLVGLAGFARSGKDSAAQALVEGGWRRDAFADRLKDFLIRQNPLVPAHPDTPPYRLVNLIAAYGWEGAKEKFPEVRRLLHTTGSDAGRVTLGEDVWVNALFNDHEPEREALVVSDVRFPNEARAIQSRGGVVIWIDRPGVGPAKDQHGLPYVSEIGLRNWKFDATLMNDGTLEDLRDRLLGVTTLADRYNAAA
- a CDS encoding HNH endonuclease; translation: MTSSQGVQCKNEARTKVGLCMAHKTRIARWGHVGKDIPIREYIRVAEVAAPRFLEGSTDEEKFWSGVSRTNDHWLWTGGICKSSGLGQLSYDGYNQTAGRVAWLIAFGELPKGTRVSPTCGEKLCVRISHLQVTLGGEPYVDLSPIELEELAGV